In Polaribacter sp. L3A8, a genomic segment contains:
- a CDS encoding F0F1 ATP synthase subunit B: METLLNDFSPGLFVMQIVILIILLFLMKKFAWKPILKSLDERETGIEDALKAAENARKEMQNLHADNAKLLKEARAERDAIMKSAREIQEKMISEAKEDAKEVTSKLIENAQASIQQEKQAALAEIKKSVAELSIGIAESVIKKELSNKNDQLELVENILKDITLN; this comes from the coding sequence ATGGAAACTTTATTAAACGATTTTTCACCGGGGTTATTTGTAATGCAAATTGTCATCTTAATAATTTTATTATTTTTGATGAAAAAATTTGCATGGAAACCAATCTTAAAGTCATTAGATGAAAGAGAAACTGGTATCGAAGATGCATTAAAAGCTGCAGAAAATGCACGTAAAGAAATGCAAAACTTACATGCAGACAATGCAAAGCTTTTAAAAGAAGCAAGAGCAGAAAGAGATGCAATTATGAAGAGTGCTAGAGAAATTCAAGAAAAAATGATTTCTGAAGCAAAAGAAGATGCAAAAGAAGTAACTAGTAAGTTAATAGAAAATGCACAAGCCTCAATACAACAAGAAAAGCAAGCAGCATTAGCAGAGATTAAAAAGAGTGTTGCAGAATTATCTATTGGTATAGCAGAATCAGTAATTAAAAAAGAATTATCTAATAAGAATGATCAACTAGAATTGGTTGAAAATATCTTAAAAGATATTACTTTAAACTAA
- the atpE gene encoding ATP synthase F0 subunit C produces the protein MYNLIGAGLIVIGGGIGLGQIGGKAMEGIARQPEAAGKIQTAMIIIGALLEGLAFGALILGKA, from the coding sequence ATGTACAATTTAATTGGAGCAGGATTAATCGTAATCGGAGGAGGAATTGGATTAGGTCAAATCGGTGGTAAAGCAATGGAAGGAATTGCTCGTCAACCTGAAGCAGCTGGTAAAATTCAAACTGCAATGATCATCATTGGTGCCTTATTAGAAGGATTAGCATTTGGTGCATTAATCTTAGGGAAAGCATAA